The following proteins are encoded in a genomic region of Xanthomonas cassavae CFBP 4642:
- a CDS encoding serine hydrolase domain-containing protein produces the protein MPIGLLGALLPLALSSTAQTPAPTANALQPATIAQSPTAPLAYRASLPASSVLAPAAGFDVAAFESMADQLTYGNRVPGMAMAIVQGGKVLSARGYGVTDVNHPQPVDAHTVFRLASLSKAFAGTMAGLLVNDGVLRWDSKVVDYVPGFQLSDTAATRQLTVAEVLSHRVGLTRNAYDRDIESNADYYSLSHKLAAAPLRCAPGDCYAYQNVAFSLVGDVVFAASGSFYEQSVERRIFKPLGMNDASMGLAGIQASPRWARPHVRSRNGWVALTPKPTYYRLAPAAGVNASASDMAQWLLAHTGHRTDVLPAPLLATLHAPLISTPGEMRSGWRHERVDAASYALGWRVFDYAGHQVVFHAGAVQGYRGLVALLPERDLGIAIMWNGESGLPSGMMPTILDRALGLPAKRWLDIDVDGDFGSENMLADKPDPAGKGVSSGKSVASPR, from the coding sequence TTGCCCATCGGGCTGCTTGGGGCGTTATTGCCTCTGGCCCTCTCTTCCACGGCACAGACGCCTGCGCCCACTGCTAACGCGTTGCAGCCGGCCACCATCGCGCAGTCTCCCACTGCCCCCCTGGCGTACCGCGCGTCGTTGCCGGCCAGCAGCGTGTTGGCGCCCGCCGCCGGCTTCGACGTGGCGGCATTCGAATCGATGGCCGACCAGCTGACCTATGGCAACCGCGTGCCCGGCATGGCGATGGCCATCGTGCAGGGCGGCAAGGTGCTCAGCGCGCGCGGCTATGGCGTTACCGACGTCAATCATCCGCAACCGGTCGACGCCCACACCGTGTTTCGCCTGGCCTCGCTGTCCAAGGCCTTCGCAGGCACCATGGCCGGCCTGCTGGTCAACGACGGCGTGCTGCGCTGGGACAGCAAGGTGGTCGACTATGTGCCGGGCTTCCAGCTCAGCGACACCGCGGCTACCCGCCAGCTCACCGTCGCCGAAGTGCTCAGCCATCGCGTCGGCCTGACCCGCAATGCCTACGACCGCGACATCGAGTCCAATGCCGATTACTACTCGCTCAGCCACAAGCTGGCGGCCGCGCCGCTACGCTGTGCGCCCGGCGATTGCTACGCCTACCAGAACGTCGCTTTCAGTCTGGTTGGCGATGTGGTGTTTGCCGCCTCGGGCAGCTTCTACGAGCAATCGGTGGAGCGCCGCATTTTCAAACCGCTGGGCATGAACGATGCCAGCATGGGCCTGGCCGGCATCCAGGCCAGCCCGCGCTGGGCACGTCCGCATGTGCGCAGCCGCAACGGCTGGGTGGCGTTGACGCCCAAGCCCACCTACTACCGCCTGGCACCGGCCGCTGGCGTCAATGCCAGTGCCAGCGACATGGCGCAGTGGCTGCTCGCGCATACCGGCCATCGCACCGATGTGTTGCCCGCCCCGCTGTTGGCCACCTTGCACGCACCGCTGATCTCCACCCCGGGCGAAATGCGCTCGGGCTGGCGCCACGAGCGCGTGGATGCCGCCAGCTACGCGCTGGGCTGGCGCGTGTTCGACTACGCCGGTCACCAGGTGGTCTTCCACGCAGGTGCCGTGCAGGGTTATCGCGGCCTGGTCGCCCTGTTGCCCGAGCGCGACCTGGGCATCGCGATCATGTGGAATGGCGAAAGCGGCCTGCCCTCCGGCATGATGCCGACCATCCTGGACCGCGCACTCGGATTGCCGGCCAAGCGCTGGCTGGATATCGATGTGGACGGCGACTTCGGCAGCGAGAACATGCTGGCCGACAAACCCGATCCGGCCGGCAAGGGTGTTTCGTCCGGCAAGTCGGTGGCCTCGCCACGCTGA
- a CDS encoding NTP/NDP exchange transporter → MTHSSAPRSALGRLGAALRSSPPLAWSFLYFFCLLSGYYVLRPVREAMSASAEVEAIFPAGMIALFAAHGMPLKDFTLQVLFTCTFLIMVLVQPLYGALVSRYPRRVFLPAVYGFFIATLLLFYVLFDSGVPGRGMAFFLWVTVFNLFAVAVFWSFMADVFSNAEARNYYGYIGAAGTLGAFLGPILTRTLVERIGIAHLMLVSAGFLTVCVVCVWRLRLWAVARERQFRLDSGEVPMGGDVFGGLKLIVREPLLRWLALMTLFGVGVGTLLYNEQAALVRRLYTDAAASTAYYASIDLAVNALTLVLQVLVTRALLSRFGIAPALLIPGVAITLGYAVLAASPLPVMIAVVQVITRSSEFALAKPARETLYTRVNRQWRYKAGAAIDTVIYRGGDLSFVWIHKLVSALGSSAVFGVGLLAAAGMTVGAFGLLREARKLPAERDAAAEPTPAGSQR, encoded by the coding sequence ATGACGCACTCGTCTGCGCCGCGCTCTGCGCTTGGTCGGCTAGGCGCAGCACTGCGCAGTTCGCCGCCGCTGGCGTGGTCGTTCCTGTATTTCTTCTGCCTGCTGAGCGGCTATTACGTCTTGCGCCCGGTGCGTGAAGCGATGAGCGCCTCGGCGGAGGTGGAAGCGATCTTCCCCGCCGGCATGATCGCGTTGTTCGCCGCACACGGCATGCCGCTCAAGGACTTCACCTTGCAGGTGCTGTTTACCTGCACCTTCCTGATCATGGTGCTGGTGCAACCGCTGTACGGTGCGCTGGTCAGCCGTTACCCGCGACGTGTGTTCCTGCCGGCGGTGTATGGCTTCTTTATCGCGACCTTGCTGTTGTTCTATGTGCTGTTCGACAGCGGCGTGCCTGGTCGCGGCATGGCGTTCTTCCTGTGGGTGACGGTGTTCAACCTGTTCGCGGTGGCGGTGTTCTGGAGCTTCATGGCCGATGTCTTCAGCAATGCCGAGGCGCGCAACTACTACGGTTACATCGGTGCGGCGGGCACGCTGGGCGCGTTTCTCGGGCCGATCCTCACCCGCACCCTGGTCGAGCGGATCGGCATCGCGCATCTGATGCTGGTGTCGGCCGGGTTCCTGACGGTGTGCGTGGTGTGCGTGTGGCGGCTGCGGCTGTGGGCGGTGGCGCGCGAGCGGCAATTCCGGCTGGATTCGGGCGAAGTGCCGATGGGCGGCGATGTGTTTGGCGGGCTCAAACTGATCGTGCGCGAGCCGCTGCTGCGCTGGCTGGCGCTGATGACCCTGTTCGGCGTGGGCGTCGGCACCTTGCTCTATAACGAACAGGCTGCGTTGGTACGGCGGCTGTATACGGATGCGGCCGCCAGCACGGCCTATTACGCCAGTATCGATCTGGCGGTCAACGCACTGACGCTGGTACTGCAGGTGTTGGTGACCCGCGCGCTGTTGTCGCGTTTCGGCATCGCGCCGGCGCTGCTGATTCCGGGCGTGGCCATCACCCTGGGCTACGCCGTACTGGCCGCCTCGCCGTTGCCGGTGATGATCGCGGTGGTGCAGGTGATCACGCGTTCCAGCGAGTTCGCGCTTGCCAAGCCGGCGCGCGAGACGCTTTACACGCGGGTCAATCGGCAGTGGCGCTACAAGGCCGGCGCGGCGATCGATACGGTGATCTACCGGGGCGGCGACCTGAGCTTCGTGTGGATCCACAAGCTGGTCTCGGCCTTGGGCTCCAGTGCGGTGTTCGGCGTCGGCCTGCTGGCGGCTGCGGGTATGACGGTCGGCGCATTTGGATTGCTGCGCGAAGCACGCAAGCTGCCTGCAGAGCGCGACGCGGCTGCGGAGCCGACCCCGGCCGGCTCGCAGCGCTGA
- a CDS encoding DUF1304 domain-containing protein: protein MSLFAIVAGLCVALLHVYILVLEMLLWTCPLGLKTFRNTLEKAQATRVLAANQGLYNGFLAAGLFWGALAERAEVLSFFLGCVVVAGCYGAYSVNRRIFFVQALPALIALALLWLPI from the coding sequence ATGTCCCTGTTCGCCATCGTTGCCGGCCTGTGCGTCGCCCTGCTGCACGTCTACATCCTGGTGCTGGAAATGCTGCTGTGGACCTGTCCACTGGGCCTGAAGACCTTCCGCAATACGTTGGAGAAGGCACAGGCCACGCGCGTACTGGCGGCCAACCAGGGGCTCTACAACGGCTTTCTGGCCGCTGGCCTGTTCTGGGGCGCACTGGCCGAACGCGCGGAGGTGCTGAGCTTCTTCCTGGGCTGTGTGGTGGTGGCGGGCTGCTACGGCGCCTACAGCGTCAACCGCCGGATCTTCTTCGTGCAGGCCCTGCCTGCGCTGATCGCGCTGGCGCTGTTGTGGTTGCCGATCTGA
- a CDS encoding acyl-CoA dehydrogenase — protein sequence MSIVAPFLLVILAAGIAAYHRMRLATWVAISACVLVACWLLDANLTATIVAAVLVVLVSAPVLLPFLRKPLLTTPLMAFFRKVLPPLSQTERIALETGSVGFEGELFTGDPDWQKLLNYPKPQLTAEEQAFLDGPVEELCKMVNDWEITHVHADLPPELWDFIKKNKFFGMIIPKQYGGLGFSALAHHKVIQKLSSISSVVSSTVGVPNSLGPGELLLHYGTPEQKHYYLPRLAVGAEVPCFGLTGPFAGSDATSIPDYGIVCKGEWNGANVLGVKLTFDKRYITLAPVASLIGLAFRAYDPDGLIGDKKDIGITLALLPRETPGVEIGRRHFPLNSPFQNGPIHGEEVFIPLSQLIGGVEMVGKGWNMLNECLAVGRSITLPSTASGGGKYAAVVTGAYARIRKQFGLSVGRFEGVEEALARIGGKAYAISALAQATAAAVDRGDVPSVPSAIAKYHCTTMGREVVSDMMDVIGGKGIILGPRNFAGRAWQAAPIGVTVEGANIMTRSLLIFGQGAILCHPWVMKEMQAAQDPDTRRGLEVFDQSLFGHIRFGISNAVRSFWFGLTGARIGAAPGDAYTRRFFRKLDRYSANLALMADVSMLMLGGKLKFKESLSGRLGDVLSHIYMTSAMLKRYHDEGAPASDQPLLAWAFHDSVHKIETALSAALRNFPIRPVGWLMWVLIFPLGRRAEAPGDRLGHRVASILMAPNEARDRLAQGVFLTPCANNPGGRIASYLTKAVMAEPVERKFLKALKTKGIEALDFTAQLDEAVAEGVLTLDERTLLEELREIMMDTITVDDFDPHELRAASFYDKPQAQQPREAA from the coding sequence ATGAGCATCGTTGCACCGTTCCTCCTCGTCATCCTGGCGGCGGGCATCGCTGCCTATCACCGCATGCGCCTGGCCACCTGGGTTGCGATCAGCGCCTGCGTGCTGGTGGCGTGCTGGCTGCTGGATGCCAACCTGACCGCCACCATCGTTGCAGCCGTGCTGGTCGTGCTGGTGTCTGCGCCGGTGCTGTTGCCGTTCCTGCGCAAGCCGTTGCTGACCACGCCGTTGATGGCATTCTTCCGCAAGGTGTTGCCGCCGCTGTCGCAGACCGAGCGCATTGCGCTGGAAACCGGTTCGGTGGGATTCGAGGGGGAGCTGTTCACCGGTGACCCGGATTGGCAGAAGCTGCTCAACTACCCCAAGCCGCAGTTGACCGCCGAAGAGCAGGCCTTCCTGGATGGCCCGGTGGAAGAGCTGTGCAAGATGGTCAACGACTGGGAAATCACCCACGTCCACGCCGACCTGCCGCCAGAGCTGTGGGATTTCATCAAGAAGAACAAGTTCTTCGGCATGATCATTCCCAAGCAGTATGGCGGCCTGGGCTTCAGCGCGCTGGCGCACCACAAGGTGATCCAGAAGCTGTCCTCGATCTCCAGCGTGGTCAGCTCTACCGTGGGCGTACCGAACTCGCTTGGCCCAGGTGAGCTGCTGCTGCACTACGGCACTCCGGAGCAGAAGCACTATTACCTGCCGCGTTTGGCCGTGGGTGCGGAAGTACCGTGCTTTGGCCTGACCGGCCCGTTCGCCGGCTCCGATGCGACCTCGATCCCGGACTACGGCATCGTGTGCAAGGGCGAGTGGAACGGCGCCAACGTGCTCGGCGTCAAGCTCACCTTCGACAAGCGCTACATCACCCTGGCGCCGGTCGCCTCGCTGATCGGCCTGGCCTTCCGCGCGTATGACCCGGACGGCCTGATCGGCGACAAGAAGGACATCGGCATTACCCTGGCCCTGCTGCCGCGCGAAACGCCTGGTGTGGAAATCGGCCGCCGCCACTTCCCGTTGAACTCGCCGTTCCAGAACGGCCCGATCCATGGCGAAGAAGTGTTCATCCCGCTGAGCCAGTTGATCGGCGGCGTGGAGATGGTCGGCAAGGGCTGGAACATGCTCAACGAGTGTCTGGCGGTGGGTCGTTCGATCACCCTGCCCTCCACTGCCAGCGGCGGTGGCAAGTACGCGGCGGTGGTGACTGGCGCCTATGCGCGCATCCGCAAGCAGTTCGGCCTGTCGGTCGGTCGTTTCGAAGGCGTGGAAGAAGCGCTGGCACGGATCGGCGGCAAGGCGTATGCGATCAGCGCGCTGGCCCAGGCCACGGCGGCGGCGGTGGATCGCGGCGACGTGCCGTCGGTGCCGTCGGCGATCGCCAAGTACCACTGCACCACCATGGGCCGCGAAGTGGTCAGCGACATGATGGATGTGATCGGCGGCAAAGGCATCATTCTGGGGCCGCGCAACTTTGCCGGCCGCGCCTGGCAGGCCGCGCCGATCGGCGTGACCGTGGAAGGCGCCAACATCATGACCCGCAGCCTGCTGATCTTCGGCCAGGGCGCGATCCTGTGCCACCCGTGGGTGATGAAGGAAATGCAGGCAGCGCAGGATCCGGATACGCGTCGCGGTTTGGAAGTATTCGACCAGAGCCTGTTCGGGCATATCCGCTTCGGCATCTCCAACGCGGTGCGTTCGTTCTGGTTCGGCCTGACCGGTGCGCGCATCGGTGCGGCACCGGGCGATGCCTATACCCGCCGTTTCTTCCGCAAGCTGGACCGTTACTCGGCCAACCTGGCGTTGATGGCCGACGTGTCGATGCTGATGTTGGGCGGCAAGTTGAAGTTCAAGGAGTCCTTGTCCGGCCGCCTGGGCGATGTGTTGAGCCATATCTACATGACCAGCGCGATGCTCAAGCGCTACCACGACGAAGGTGCGCCGGCGAGCGACCAGCCATTGCTGGCCTGGGCCTTCCACGACAGCGTGCACAAGATCGAAACCGCGTTGTCGGCCGCGCTGCGCAACTTCCCGATCCGTCCGGTCGGCTGGTTGATGTGGGTGCTGATCTTCCCGCTGGGCCGTCGTGCCGAAGCGCCTGGCGACCGCCTCGGCCACCGCGTGGCATCGATCCTGATGGCACCCAACGAGGCACGCGACCGCCTGGCACAGGGCGTGTTCCTGACCCCGTGCGCCAACAATCCCGGTGGCCGTATCGCCAGCTACCTGACCAAGGCGGTGATGGCCGAGCCGGTGGAGCGCAAGTTCCTCAAGGCGCTCAAGACCAAGGGCATCGAAGCGCTGGACTTCACCGCGCAGCTGGACGAAGCGGTGGCAGAAGGCGTGCTCACCCTGGACGAGCGCACGCTGCTGGAAGAGCTGCGCGAGATCATGATGGATACCATCACCGTGGACGACTTCGATCCGCATGAGTTGCGTGCGGCCAGCTTCTACGACAAGCCGCAGGCACAGCAGCCGCGCGAAGCGGCCTGA
- a CDS encoding alpha/beta fold hydrolase: MVTLPSTLARIASAPHISAGDAELAVSVQGAERAQTVVLAHGFGQTRHAWKATASVLAHAGYRALSYDARGHGDSSFNAADLRYSPTQFTDDLIVVAGEHAEPPVLVAASMGGLFGLLAEARWPGLFRAIVLVDITPRWDTRGVERIVRFMTAHPEDFASLEAAADAIAHYLPHRPRKTATQLQALLRQRDDGRWQWHWDPRLIEELAGQDAQLQQHALLGAAAQVRCPVLLISGGRSDLVTPATITEFLSIVPHAQHVQLPEATHMLAGDDNTTFTATVLHYLDALPSVGTIAASNITEHVTGARP; this comes from the coding sequence ATGGTCACTCTTCCTTCTACCCTCGCCCGCATTGCGTCCGCGCCGCACATCAGCGCTGGCGATGCCGAATTGGCTGTGTCGGTGCAAGGCGCCGAACGCGCGCAGACGGTCGTGCTGGCGCATGGCTTCGGGCAGACGCGGCATGCCTGGAAAGCGACTGCCAGCGTGCTGGCTCACGCTGGCTACCGTGCTCTTTCCTACGACGCGCGCGGACATGGCGATTCGAGTTTCAATGCCGCCGACCTGCGCTACTCGCCGACGCAGTTCACCGATGACCTGATCGTCGTGGCGGGCGAACACGCCGAACCGCCTGTGCTGGTCGCCGCCTCGATGGGAGGCTTGTTCGGCCTGCTTGCGGAAGCGCGTTGGCCGGGATTGTTTCGCGCCATCGTGCTGGTCGACATCACGCCGCGTTGGGATACCAGAGGCGTGGAGCGCATTGTGCGCTTCATGACCGCGCATCCGGAGGACTTTGCCTCACTGGAGGCGGCCGCCGATGCAATCGCCCATTACCTGCCGCATCGGCCACGCAAGACGGCAACCCAATTGCAGGCGCTGCTGCGCCAGCGCGACGACGGCCGCTGGCAGTGGCATTGGGATCCGCGCCTGATCGAAGAACTGGCCGGACAGGATGCGCAGCTGCAGCAGCATGCCCTGCTGGGTGCCGCCGCACAGGTGCGTTGCCCGGTACTGTTGATCAGCGGCGGCCGCAGCGATCTGGTCACGCCGGCCACCATTACCGAGTTTCTGTCGATCGTGCCGCATGCACAGCATGTGCAGCTGCCCGAGGCCACGCACATGCTGGCGGGCGACGACAACACCACGTTTACCGCCACCGTGTTGCATTATCTGGACGCATTACCCTCGGTTGGCACCATCGCAGCGTCCAACATCACCGAGCATGTCACTGGAGCAAGACCATGA
- a CDS encoding TetR/AcrR family transcriptional regulator: protein MNDITESSTTPPRTSSGRGNRLSADDWAQAALDLIAEQGVGAVAVEPLARRLGVTKGSFYWHFPSRDALLQAALERWEIFEQKEVFGSLEDVPDPSARLRALFQLVAHEVKPHVIYSELLKALDHPAVRPVIDRVSQRRLDYLIASFRQAGLSRTDAQHRARLAYAAYVGFLQLSLQLQQPKQAREDFEAYVEHVIQTLIPG from the coding sequence ATGAATGACATTACCGAATCCAGCACCACCCCACCCCGGACCAGTTCCGGTCGCGGCAACCGTCTCAGCGCGGACGACTGGGCGCAGGCTGCGCTGGACCTGATCGCCGAACAGGGCGTGGGCGCAGTCGCCGTAGAACCGCTGGCGCGCCGTCTCGGCGTTACCAAGGGCAGCTTCTACTGGCACTTTCCATCGCGCGACGCGCTGCTGCAGGCGGCTCTGGAACGTTGGGAGATCTTCGAACAAAAGGAAGTGTTCGGCAGCCTGGAAGATGTCCCGGACCCCAGTGCCCGCCTGCGCGCGTTGTTCCAGCTGGTCGCGCATGAGGTCAAACCACACGTTATCTATAGCGAACTGCTCAAGGCGCTCGACCACCCGGCAGTACGCCCGGTCATCGACCGCGTGTCGCAGCGCCGCCTCGATTACCTGATCGCCTCGTTTCGCCAGGCCGGCCTGTCCCGCACCGACGCCCAGCACCGCGCCCGCCTGGCCTACGCCGCCTACGTCGGCTTCCTGCAGCTTTCGCTGCAACTGCAGCAACCCAAGCAGGCCCGGGAAGATTTCGAGGCCTACGTCGAGCATGTGATTCAGACGTTGATTCCAGGCTGA
- a CDS encoding TonB-dependent receptor, whose amino-acid sequence MNCKSNKLRDAVVLALVVGVGGTGTAIAQEAGTTNLDKIEVTGSRIKSADVETSQPVLTLTRQDIDKQGVTSVADVLQRVAANGAALNRTFNNGGDGSSGIALRNLGSARTLVLVNGRRWTTGLDGSVDLNTIPTAMVERIDILKDGASTIYGSDAIAGVVNIITRKNFDGAEAGANVGQYNDGDGQRQAYDFTIGTTTDRATLMVGASYVKEDSVMAGDREISAGGPPFFSGQSGTGFPGSYVRNGSRRILINGVETPYVANVHGYNTAPDNYLLTPQERTSLFTQGSFNFTDNVTFRTEAMYNERKSEQLLAAMPVTGLTLSADSLYNPFDQNLTSVNRRFIETGGRSFNQNVKNWHFYGGLEGFFEFADRSFDWDVGYRYDRSDENVLTYGLFNLANLNNAYGPSELRGGVPVCVSAPGGDVIPGCVPVNPLGPRGSISQAALDYTSFTAHDSSSVESKGYTANLSGDIVDLPAGPLAFAAGYEYRKESGQFDPDAFIAAGLSTGNGARPTAGAYSLDEFYLELSVPVLADLPGAQLLDFSLATRYSDYSNFGDTVNNKFGFRWKPIQDLMIRGNYSEGFRAPSINNLFEGNSDSFETYADPCSSQAGGQLSNTVVAQNCAAAGVPTNFVQPGAGNGAKQTLEPFTWTSNDQLQPETSTSRTLGFVFSPSFAQGLNVSLDWWQIEIENAITRPEAQFILDKCYGGSAGEQAEYCALITRDPNYADGAYTVTNINMPLLNLASYKVEGWDLAINYRLPETAFGQFTISWDSTYLSSWETKATADSELEQFQGRYLNQDPYWRIRSNLYVDWSLGDFGINWGLRYKSGMEETCPLSAALAQAYCSEPNRVTADGASPRNHIGATTYHDIQVRYNTPWNATVSVGLNNAFDKDPPVAFSTSANRFDPQYDLPGRYMYMQYRQRF is encoded by the coding sequence ATGAATTGCAAGTCCAACAAGCTGCGCGATGCCGTTGTCCTCGCGCTTGTCGTGGGCGTGGGCGGTACCGGTACCGCCATCGCTCAGGAAGCCGGCACCACCAACCTCGACAAGATCGAGGTGACCGGTTCGCGAATCAAAAGTGCAGACGTCGAGACGTCTCAGCCGGTTCTGACGCTGACTCGCCAGGACATCGACAAGCAGGGCGTCACCTCCGTGGCAGACGTTTTGCAACGCGTCGCAGCCAACGGCGCTGCACTGAACCGCACGTTCAACAATGGCGGGGACGGCAGCTCCGGCATTGCACTGCGTAACCTGGGTAGCGCACGCACGTTGGTGTTGGTCAACGGTCGTCGCTGGACCACCGGCCTGGACGGCAGCGTAGACCTCAACACCATTCCGACCGCTATGGTTGAGCGCATCGACATCCTGAAGGATGGCGCGTCGACGATTTATGGTTCGGACGCCATCGCCGGCGTAGTGAACATCATCACCCGCAAGAACTTCGACGGCGCAGAAGCAGGCGCCAACGTCGGGCAGTACAACGACGGAGACGGCCAGCGTCAGGCCTACGATTTCACGATTGGCACCACCACTGATCGCGCAACTCTGATGGTCGGCGCTTCTTACGTAAAAGAAGATTCCGTAATGGCTGGCGATCGCGAAATCTCTGCCGGCGGCCCGCCGTTCTTCAGCGGCCAGAGCGGCACTGGTTTCCCGGGTTCGTACGTTCGCAATGGTTCGCGCCGTATTCTCATCAACGGCGTCGAAACTCCTTACGTCGCAAATGTCCACGGCTACAACACTGCGCCGGACAACTACCTGCTGACTCCGCAGGAGCGCACCTCGCTCTTCACCCAGGGTAGCTTCAACTTCACGGACAACGTGACGTTCCGCACCGAGGCAATGTACAACGAGCGCAAGTCCGAGCAGCTGCTGGCCGCAATGCCGGTGACTGGCTTGACCCTGAGCGCCGACAGCCTCTACAACCCCTTTGATCAGAACCTGACCAGCGTCAACCGCCGTTTCATCGAAACAGGTGGTCGTTCGTTCAATCAGAATGTCAAGAACTGGCATTTCTATGGCGGCCTGGAAGGCTTTTTCGAATTTGCTGATCGCAGCTTCGATTGGGACGTGGGCTATCGCTACGACAGGTCAGACGAAAACGTCCTGACCTATGGCTTGTTCAACCTCGCCAACCTCAACAACGCTTACGGCCCGTCGGAACTTCGCGGCGGCGTCCCGGTGTGCGTCTCCGCTCCTGGCGGCGACGTAATTCCTGGTTGCGTCCCGGTCAATCCGTTGGGACCGCGCGGCTCGATCAGTCAGGCCGCACTGGATTACACCAGCTTCACTGCTCACGATTCGTCCTCCGTCGAGTCGAAGGGCTACACCGCCAATCTCAGCGGCGACATCGTCGATCTGCCGGCAGGCCCGCTGGCATTTGCTGCAGGCTATGAATATCGCAAGGAAAGCGGTCAGTTCGATCCGGATGCATTCATCGCTGCAGGCCTGAGCACCGGCAATGGTGCGCGTCCCACCGCCGGCGCTTACAGCCTCGACGAGTTCTACCTCGAACTGTCCGTGCCCGTGCTGGCGGATCTGCCTGGCGCTCAGCTGCTCGATTTCAGCCTTGCCACGCGTTATTCCGATTACAGCAACTTCGGCGACACGGTGAACAACAAGTTCGGCTTCCGCTGGAAGCCGATCCAGGACTTGATGATTCGCGGTAACTACAGCGAAGGCTTCCGTGCTCCGAGCATCAACAATCTGTTCGAAGGCAACTCCGATTCGTTTGAAACTTACGCCGACCCGTGCTCCAGCCAGGCCGGTGGCCAGCTGAGCAATACTGTCGTGGCACAGAACTGTGCGGCTGCCGGCGTTCCAACGAATTTCGTACAGCCCGGTGCCGGCAATGGCGCGAAGCAGACCCTGGAACCGTTCACCTGGACCTCCAACGATCAGCTGCAGCCTGAAACGTCGACCAGCCGCACGCTGGGTTTTGTGTTCAGCCCGAGCTTCGCGCAAGGCCTGAATGTCAGCCTGGACTGGTGGCAGATCGAGATTGAGAACGCAATCACGCGTCCGGAAGCGCAGTTCATCCTGGACAAGTGCTACGGCGGCAGCGCAGGCGAGCAGGCTGAGTACTGTGCTCTCATCACCCGCGATCCCAACTATGCCGATGGTGCTTATACCGTCACCAACATCAACATGCCGCTGCTCAACCTGGCGTCGTACAAAGTGGAAGGCTGGGATCTGGCCATCAACTACCGTCTGCCTGAAACGGCGTTCGGCCAGTTCACCATCAGCTGGGATTCGACCTATCTGTCCAGCTGGGAGACCAAGGCAACCGCAGATTCGGAACTGGAACAGTTCCAGGGTCGCTACCTGAATCAGGATCCGTACTGGCGCATCCGCTCCAATCTATATGTTGATTGGTCGCTGGGTGATTTCGGCATCAACTGGGGCCTGCGTTACAAGTCCGGCATGGAAGAAACGTGCCCGCTCTCGGCAGCGCTCGCTCAAGCCTACTGCTCCGAGCCGAATCGCGTCACGGCCGATGGCGCCTCGCCGCGCAATCACATCGGTGCCACCACGTACCACGACATCCAGGTCAGGTACAACACGCCTTGGAATGCCACGGTGTCGGTTGGCTTGAACAACGCGTTCGACAAGGATCCGCCGGTTGCTTTCAGCACCTCGGCGAACCGGTTTGACCCGCAGTACGACCTGCCGGGTCGTTACATGTACATGCAGTACCGTCAGCGCTTCTGA
- a CDS encoding Hsp33 family molecular chaperone HslO, whose translation MTDHDQLSRFLLPAAGVRGVHVRLTKAWHDIQGAAEYPPAARQLLGEAAVAAALFTGHTKVDGRLSVQLRGNDTLRTLFAECTAAGTLRGIVQLADGADAPTDLRELGEAALLAITIENPGLDPREPQRYQSLVAMQAPELAEAFETYFQQSEQLPTRLLLAAGPEQAAGLLLQKLPGDEGDADGWTRIGALFDTLGAPELLSVAGDDLLHRLFHDEQTQLMGGKPLSFGCSCSRERVASMLQSLGEDEARAAAQETGSVDVRCEFCGREYHFPLTDLAVLFSAAQPSQQAPERLQ comes from the coding sequence ATGACCGATCACGATCAGCTTTCCCGTTTCCTGCTGCCTGCCGCCGGCGTGCGCGGAGTCCATGTGCGTCTGACCAAGGCCTGGCACGACATCCAGGGCGCCGCCGAGTACCCGCCAGCCGCGCGCCAGCTGCTCGGCGAAGCCGCCGTGGCGGCTGCCCTGTTCACCGGCCACACCAAGGTGGACGGGCGCCTGTCCGTGCAACTGCGCGGCAACGACACGCTGCGCACCCTGTTTGCCGAATGCACCGCCGCCGGCACCTTGCGCGGCATCGTGCAACTGGCCGACGGCGCCGATGCGCCGACCGACCTGCGCGAGTTGGGCGAGGCCGCCCTGCTGGCGATCACCATCGAAAACCCAGGCCTGGACCCACGCGAACCGCAGCGCTACCAGAGTCTGGTCGCGATGCAGGCCCCGGAGCTGGCCGAAGCCTTCGAAACCTACTTCCAGCAGTCCGAACAACTGCCGACCCGCCTGTTGCTGGCGGCCGGCCCGGAGCAGGCCGCCGGCCTGCTGCTGCAGAAGCTGCCCGGCGACGAAGGCGATGCCGACGGCTGGACCCGCATCGGCGCCCTGTTCGACACGCTCGGCGCCCCGGAGCTGTTGTCGGTCGCCGGCGACGACCTGCTGCACCGCCTGTTCCACGACGAACAGACCCAGTTGATGGGCGGCAAGCCGCTCAGTTTCGGCTGCTCCTGCTCGCGCGAACGGGTCGCCTCGATGCTGCAGTCGTTGGGCGAGGATGAGGCCCGCGCCGCCGCACAAGAGACCGGCAGCGTGGACGTGCGTTGCGAATTCTGCGGCCGTGAGTATCACTTTCCGTTGACCGATCTGGCCGTACTTTTCAGTGCAGCGCAGCCCTCCCAGCAGGCGCCGGAACGGTTGCAATAG